One segment of Streptomyces roseifaciens DNA contains the following:
- a CDS encoding HAD family hydrolase, protein MTDGPGSALPYRLVATDLDGTLLRSDETVSERTRAALKLATEAGAAHIVVTGRAVPWTRHILQELDYQGLAVCAQGAQVYHAGEHRLLTSVTLDRRLAGLAIAKIEAETGPLHLAAGRDGLDGEVLVTPGYRIQEGPLPAVPAHDREELLAEPLNKLYLQHPELDDDALAEAARAAAGDLVGVTMAGAGIVELLPLGLSKATGLSLAARRLGMKPADTIAFGDMPNDIPMFGWAAHGVAMANAHPELRAVADEVTGSNEDDGIATVLERLFG, encoded by the coding sequence GTGACTGACGGCCCTGGTTCCGCGCTGCCCTACCGTCTCGTCGCGACCGACCTCGACGGCACCCTGCTGCGCTCCGACGAGACCGTCTCGGAGCGCACCCGGGCCGCCCTGAAGCTGGCCACGGAGGCGGGTGCCGCGCACATCGTCGTGACCGGCCGGGCCGTCCCGTGGACGCGCCACATCCTCCAGGAGCTGGACTACCAGGGCCTGGCGGTGTGTGCGCAGGGCGCGCAGGTCTACCACGCGGGCGAGCACCGGCTGCTGACGTCGGTGACGCTGGACCGGCGGCTCGCCGGGCTGGCCATCGCCAAGATCGAGGCCGAGACCGGCCCGCTGCACCTCGCCGCGGGCCGTGACGGCCTCGACGGCGAGGTGCTCGTCACCCCCGGCTACCGCATCCAGGAGGGCCCCTTGCCGGCCGTCCCGGCCCACGACCGGGAAGAGCTCCTGGCCGAGCCGCTGAACAAGCTCTACCTGCAGCACCCTGAGCTCGACGACGACGCCCTGGCCGAGGCCGCGCGGGCGGCCGCGGGCGACCTGGTCGGCGTGACGATGGCGGGTGCGGGCATCGTCGAGCTGCTGCCGCTGGGGCTGAGCAAGGCCACCGGCCTGTCCCTGGCCGCGCGCCGGCTCGGGATGAAGCCCGCCGACACGATCGCCTTCGGCGACATGCCCAACGACATACCGATGTTCGGCTGGGCGGCCCACGGCGTGGCCATGGCCAACGCCCATCCGGAGCTGCGGGCCGTCGCCGACGAGGTCACCGGGTCGAACGAGGACGACGGGATCGCTACGGTCCTGGAGCGTCTCTTCGGCTGA
- a CDS encoding CynX/NimT family MFS transporter: protein MSETRPDTLDPLIDAEENLAPTPPVAAARRTLRAHPALVMTGIVLASLNMRAALAGVSPLIGEIGDHFHLAAAASSLVTTIPLVFMGLGSIVAPKLARRWGTETVLCGALLLLCGGILLRIAPPVVALFVGCALVGTAIALLNVLMPGLVKRDFPDRAASMTALYSTTLILGATGSAALSVPLENALGGWQGSLASWALLAAVAAVVWVPQAVLARRGTRHGRAAATPAQTAQSGPKLTRSPIAWQVTLMMGTQSLIAYVCIAWMPTVFTDGGMSKNEAGMVYAFYTLVQMAGSFVVPMVAGRMRDQRLLGAGVVVLMAAGVTGLLTAPVAGAWVWATLMGVAQGGLLGLALTLMVLRTRDAHTASRLSGMAQTWGYLLASVGPFAIGAVHQATDSWTLPVALLLVACAALLLLAMGAGRDRKI, encoded by the coding sequence ATGTCGGAAACGAGGCCGGACACACTCGACCCCCTGATAGACGCGGAAGAGAACCTGGCCCCCACGCCCCCGGTGGCCGCCGCGCGCCGCACCCTGCGCGCCCACCCCGCGCTCGTCATGACCGGCATCGTCCTCGCCTCGCTCAACATGCGGGCCGCACTCGCCGGCGTCTCGCCCCTCATCGGTGAGATCGGTGACCACTTCCACCTGGCGGCCGCGGCGAGCAGCCTCGTGACCACCATCCCGCTGGTCTTCATGGGTCTGGGCTCGATCGTCGCCCCGAAGCTCGCCCGGCGCTGGGGCACGGAGACCGTTCTGTGCGGTGCCCTCCTGCTGCTGTGCGGCGGCATCCTGCTGCGCATCGCGCCCCCGGTCGTCGCCCTCTTCGTCGGCTGTGCGCTCGTCGGCACGGCGATCGCCCTGCTCAACGTGCTGATGCCCGGCCTGGTGAAGCGGGACTTCCCCGACCGCGCCGCGAGCATGACCGCCCTGTACTCGACCACGCTGATCCTCGGCGCCACCGGTTCGGCCGCCCTGTCCGTACCCCTGGAGAACGCCCTGGGCGGCTGGCAGGGCTCCCTGGCCTCCTGGGCGCTGCTCGCCGCCGTGGCGGCCGTCGTGTGGGTCCCGCAGGCCGTCCTCGCGCGGCGCGGCACCCGGCACGGCCGGGCGGCCGCCACGCCCGCGCAGACGGCGCAGAGCGGGCCGAAGCTGACCCGGTCGCCCATCGCCTGGCAGGTCACGCTGATGATGGGCACCCAGTCGCTGATCGCCTACGTGTGCATCGCCTGGATGCCGACGGTGTTCACCGACGGCGGCATGAGCAAGAACGAGGCCGGCATGGTCTACGCCTTCTACACGCTGGTGCAGATGGCCGGTTCGTTCGTCGTGCCCATGGTCGCCGGCCGGATGCGCGACCAGCGTCTGCTCGGCGCCGGGGTCGTCGTCCTCATGGCCGCCGGGGTCACCGGCCTGCTGACCGCGCCCGTGGCGGGCGCGTGGGTCTGGGCGACGCTGATGGGCGTCGCGCAGGGCGGTCTGCTCGGCCTCGCCCTGACGCTGATGGTGCTGCGCACGCGCGACGCCCACACCGCGTCCCGCCTGTCGGGCATGGCGCAGACGTGGGGTTACCTGCTCGCCTCCGTCGGCCCGTTCGCGATCGGTGCGGTCCACCAGGCGACCGACAGCTGGACGCTTCCTGTCGCCCTGCTGCTCGTCGCCTGCGCGGCACTGCTGCTTCTCGCCATGGGCGCCGGGCGCGATCGGAAGATCTGA
- the efeB gene encoding iron uptake transporter deferrochelatase/peroxidase subunit has protein sequence MTERSQDEEKTSQGPQAGKAPQAPQAPQAGKPAEAVKSAKAAKVGKAVKEAKASTAAGTAAATKPAGGAGAAKTGPGRGEQPGRPAQARAANGVSRRRLLGTAGAAGAVGLVAGGAAGAVAAETVRKDPAPLNGVGSASRAFHGVHQAGIADPAQTCGHMAAFDLAPGADRKAAAALLRRWSATAADLMAGRTPQGDDSGVALDAGPCSLTVTFGFGRTFFDRTGLASKRPAALEPLPAFTADALDPKRSEGDLWVQIGADDALVAFHALRLLQQQAGSAARLRWQMNGFNRTPGATAQPMTARNLMGQVDGTNNPKPSDPRFAGHVYVPEDRGGADAWMAGGSYAVVRRIRMLLDSWDNLSLERQEKVIGRRKSDGAPLSGGTETTPVDLNKFREDGSLAIAGDAHVRVASPASNRGATMLRRAFSYHDGFLDDGAPDAGLLFVAWQADPLKGFVPVQRKLDRGDGLSRFLRHESSGLYAVPGGCAPGEYVGQRLLEG, from the coding sequence ATGACTGAACGATCCCAGGACGAAGAGAAGACCTCCCAGGGCCCGCAGGCCGGGAAGGCCCCGCAGGCCCCGCAGGCCCCGCAGGCCGGGAAGCCTGCAGAGGCAGTGAAAAGCGCGAAGGCCGCGAAGGTCGGCAAGGCCGTGAAGGAAGCCAAGGCCTCCACCGCGGCGGGAACCGCTGCGGCCACCAAGCCGGCGGGAGGCGCCGGGGCCGCGAAGACGGGCCCCGGCCGGGGCGAGCAGCCCGGCCGGCCTGCGCAGGCCCGCGCCGCGAACGGCGTCAGCCGCCGCCGGCTGCTCGGCACGGCCGGCGCCGCGGGCGCGGTCGGGCTCGTCGCGGGCGGTGCGGCCGGGGCGGTCGCCGCCGAGACCGTACGGAAGGATCCGGCCCCGCTGAACGGCGTCGGCTCCGCGAGCAGGGCCTTCCACGGCGTGCACCAGGCCGGGATCGCCGATCCCGCGCAGACGTGCGGCCACATGGCCGCCTTCGACCTCGCGCCCGGCGCCGACCGCAAGGCCGCGGCCGCACTGCTGCGGCGGTGGTCGGCGACCGCTGCCGACCTCATGGCCGGGCGGACGCCCCAGGGCGACGACTCCGGGGTCGCCCTCGACGCGGGCCCCTGCTCGCTGACCGTCACCTTCGGCTTCGGCCGCACGTTCTTCGACCGGACCGGGCTCGCCTCGAAGCGGCCCGCCGCCCTGGAGCCGCTGCCCGCCTTCACCGCCGACGCGCTCGACCCCAAGCGCAGCGAGGGCGACCTGTGGGTGCAGATCGGCGCCGACGACGCGCTCGTCGCCTTCCACGCGCTGCGGCTGCTCCAGCAGCAGGCCGGGAGCGCTGCACGGCTGCGCTGGCAGATGAACGGCTTCAACCGGACGCCGGGGGCCACGGCGCAGCCGATGACCGCCCGGAATCTGATGGGCCAGGTCGACGGCACCAACAACCCAAAGCCGTCGGACCCCCGCTTCGCGGGCCACGTCTACGTGCCGGAGGACCGCGGCGGCGCGGACGCCTGGATGGCGGGCGGCTCGTACGCGGTGGTGCGGCGCATCCGCATGCTGCTCGACAGCTGGGACAACCTCTCCCTGGAGCGCCAGGAGAAGGTGATCGGCCGCCGCAAGTCGGACGGGGCGCCGCTGTCCGGCGGCACGGAGACCACGCCGGTGGACCTCAACAAGTTCCGCGAGGACGGGTCGCTGGCGATCGCGGGCGATGCGCACGTCCGCGTCGCGTCGCCGGCGTCCAACCGGGGCGCGACGATGCTGCGGCGGGCGTTCTCCTACCATGACGGCTTCCTCGATGACGGGGCTCCGGACGCGGGCCTGCTGTTCGTCGCCTGGCAGGCGGACCCGCTGAAGGGTTTCGTGCCGGTGCAGCGGAAGCTGGACCGCGGTGACGGCCTCTCCCGCTTCCTGCGGCACGAGTCGAGCGGCCTCTACGCGGTGCCGGGCGGCTGCGCGCCGGGCGAGTACGTGGGGCAGCGGCTGCTGGAGGGCTGA
- a CDS encoding aminoglycoside phosphotransferase family protein, which produces MHAAHRITVPAELAGFHEDFDGEAGRSWIAALPELAARFLDHWGLRIDGPASHGMVALVLPVLREDGTPAALKLQPVTDESAGEPAALGAWNGDAAVALLDHDAATGTMLLERLDANRSLLSIPDAEASLQTLAELLGRLLKAPAPAGLRSLGDVAGAMLKDVPTALPELRDPSERRLVERCAEAVREVVGEPGGLLLHWDLHYANVLAPVPGSAREPWLAIDPKPLVGDAGFELLPALHDRWDDITATGDVQRAVLRRFDLMTDVLGLDRRRAARWTLGRVLQNALWDVEDGEDALAPEQVEIARALQRYVVRD; this is translated from the coding sequence ATGCACGCCGCTCACCGCATCACCGTCCCGGCGGAACTCGCCGGCTTCCACGAGGACTTCGACGGAGAGGCCGGCCGCTCCTGGATCGCGGCGCTGCCGGAGCTCGCCGCCCGCTTCCTCGACCACTGGGGCCTGCGGATCGACGGGCCGGCCTCGCACGGCATGGTCGCCCTCGTCCTGCCCGTGCTGCGGGAGGACGGCACCCCGGCGGCGCTCAAGCTCCAGCCGGTCACCGACGAGAGCGCCGGGGAGCCGGCCGCCCTGGGTGCTTGGAACGGTGATGCGGCGGTCGCGCTCCTCGACCACGACGCGGCGACCGGCACGATGTTGCTGGAACGGTTGGACGCCAACCGTTCACTCTTGTCCATACCGGATGCAGAGGCCTCACTGCAGACGCTCGCCGAGCTGCTGGGGCGGCTCCTGAAGGCCCCCGCGCCCGCCGGGCTGCGCTCCCTCGGGGACGTCGCCGGGGCGATGCTGAAGGACGTCCCCACGGCGCTGCCGGAACTGCGCGACCCCTCGGAGCGCCGGCTGGTCGAGAGGTGCGCCGAGGCCGTCCGGGAGGTCGTCGGCGAGCCGGGCGGCCTGCTGCTGCACTGGGACCTCCACTACGCCAACGTCCTCGCCCCCGTGCCGGGCTCCGCGCGCGAGCCGTGGCTCGCCATCGACCCCAAGCCGCTCGTGGGCGACGCCGGCTTCGAACTGCTGCCCGCCCTGCACGACCGGTGGGACGACATCACCGCGACCGGCGACGTGCAGCGGGCGGTGCTGCGCCGCTTCGACCTGATGACCGACGTCCTGGGGCTGGACCGGCGGCGGGCGGCCCGCTGGACGCTGGGCAGGGTGCTGCAGAACGCCCTGTGGGACGTCGAGGACGGCGAAGACGCACTCGCGCCCGAGCAGGTGGAGATCGCCCGGGCGCTGCAGCGTTATGTCGTACGGGATTGA
- a CDS encoding ABC transporter permease — translation MFNATVARLTYRGLLGRRRAFILFGLPALLIGVSVVVRILVGADDGTAGSVLGGLALATMVPLIGVVAGTGAIGPEIDDGSVVYLLSKPVKRPTIIFTKLVVAIAVTAVFSAVPTLIAGFVLNGNSQQIAVAYAIAAVVASIAYSAMFLLLGILTRHAVVAGLVYALVWESLFGSLVPGARTLSVQQWSLALAQRIGAEGAVSSDVGLPLALSLLAGVTVAATWFAGQKLRSLTLAGEE, via the coding sequence ATGTTCAACGCCACCGTCGCACGGCTCACCTACCGGGGCCTCCTGGGCCGCCGCCGTGCCTTCATCCTCTTCGGGCTGCCCGCCCTCCTGATCGGCGTCTCCGTCGTGGTCCGGATCCTCGTCGGCGCCGACGACGGCACCGCGGGCAGCGTGCTGGGCGGCCTCGCGCTCGCCACCATGGTCCCGCTCATCGGCGTCGTCGCCGGGACCGGCGCGATCGGCCCGGAGATCGACGACGGCTCCGTGGTCTACCTGCTGTCCAAGCCGGTCAAGCGGCCCACGATCATCTTCACCAAGCTGGTCGTCGCGATCGCCGTCACCGCCGTCTTCTCGGCCGTCCCCACGCTCATCGCCGGCTTCGTGCTCAACGGCAACAGCCAGCAGATCGCGGTCGCCTACGCCATCGCCGCGGTCGTCGCCTCCATCGCCTACAGCGCGATGTTCCTGCTGCTGGGCATCCTCACCCGGCACGCCGTCGTGGCCGGCCTGGTCTACGCCCTGGTGTGGGAGTCGCTCTTCGGCAGTCTCGTGCCCGGCGCGCGCACCCTGAGCGTCCAGCAGTGGTCGCTCGCCCTCGCCCAGCGCATCGGTGCGGAGGGCGCCGTCTCCTCGGACGTGGGCCTGCCGCTGGCGCTGTCCCTGCTCGCCGGTGTGACGGTGGCGGCGACGTGGTTCGCGGGCCAGAAGCTGCGCTCCCTGACGCTCGCCGGGGAGGAGTGA
- the serS gene encoding serine--tRNA ligase — MIDLRLLREDPDRVRASQRARGEDVDVVDALLSADERRRSSSVRFDELRSEQKSLGKLIPKAVGDEKTALLKKAGELSAAVKAADADQDEAAAEAQRLLLQIGNLVHPDVPRGGEDDFVVLDTVGNPRDFAAEGFEPKDHLELGQLLGAIDVERGAKVSGSRFYYLTGVGALLELALVNAAIAQATAAGFTPMLTPALVKPRAMEGTGFLGQAAQDVYHLEKDDFYLVGTSEVPLAAYHMDEIVEASQLPLRYAGFSPCFRREAGTYGKDTRGIFRVHQFDKVEMFSYVAPEDAEAEHARLLEWEKQWLNSLELPYQVIDVATGDLGASASRKFDCEAWIPTQGKYRELTSTSNCNEFQSRRLSIRLRDGKTVKPLATLNGTLCAVPRTIVALLENHQQADGSVRVPEVLRPYLGGREVLEPVAK, encoded by the coding sequence GTGATTGACCTTCGCCTGCTTCGTGAGGACCCCGACCGTGTGCGCGCCTCCCAGCGCGCCCGTGGAGAGGATGTCGACGTCGTCGACGCACTGCTCTCCGCCGACGAACGGCGCAGGTCGTCCAGCGTCCGCTTCGACGAACTCCGCTCCGAGCAGAAGTCGCTCGGCAAGCTCATCCCCAAGGCCGTCGGCGACGAGAAGACCGCGCTGCTGAAGAAGGCCGGCGAGCTGTCCGCCGCCGTCAAGGCCGCCGACGCCGACCAGGACGAGGCCGCCGCCGAGGCCCAGCGCCTGCTGCTGCAGATCGGCAACCTGGTCCACCCCGACGTGCCGCGCGGCGGCGAGGACGACTTCGTCGTCCTGGACACCGTCGGCAACCCGCGCGACTTCGCCGCCGAGGGCTTCGAGCCCAAGGACCACCTGGAGCTCGGCCAGCTGCTCGGCGCGATCGACGTCGAGCGCGGCGCCAAGGTCTCCGGCTCGCGCTTCTACTACCTGACGGGCGTCGGCGCCCTGCTGGAGCTCGCGCTCGTCAACGCCGCCATCGCCCAGGCCACGGCCGCCGGCTTCACCCCGATGCTGACGCCCGCCCTGGTCAAGCCGCGTGCCATGGAGGGCACGGGCTTCCTCGGCCAGGCCGCGCAGGACGTCTACCACCTGGAGAAGGACGACTTCTACCTGGTGGGCACGTCCGAGGTGCCGCTCGCGGCGTACCACATGGACGAGATCGTCGAGGCCTCGCAGCTCCCGCTGCGCTACGCCGGCTTCTCGCCGTGCTTCCGCCGCGAGGCCGGCACGTACGGCAAGGACACCCGCGGCATCTTCCGCGTCCACCAGTTCGACAAGGTCGAGATGTTCTCGTACGTCGCGCCGGAGGACGCCGAGGCCGAGCACGCGCGCCTGCTGGAGTGGGAGAAGCAGTGGCTGAACAGCCTCGAGCTGCCCTACCAGGTGATCGACGTCGCCACGGGTGACCTGGGCGCGTCAGCCTCGCGCAAGTTCGACTGCGAGGCGTGGATCCCCACCCAGGGCAAGTACCGCGAGCTCACCTCGACCTCCAACTGCAACGAGTTCCAGTCGCGGCGGCTGTCCATCCGTCTGCGCGACGGCAAGACCGTCAAGCCGCTGGCCACCCTCAACGGCACGCTGTGCGCGGTGCCGCGCACGATCGTGGCGCTGCTGGAGAACCACCAGCAGGCCGACGGCTCGGTGCGCGTGCCCGAGGTGCTCCGTCCGTACCTGGGCGGGCGCGAGGTGCTGGAGCCCGTCGCCAAGTGA
- a CDS encoding FadR/GntR family transcriptional regulator — protein sequence MALRAAGRQSLVDTVVDQLRAQVAAGEWKIGSRIPTEHALAEQLQVGRNTVREAVRVLVHAGMLRSRQGEGTFVVSMADPAEIMRGVQRAGVRDVLELRIALEAEAARLAAARHEPADLARMKAALEAQTAFEDPEGQPDSGNLELYADHDVEFHRAVVEAAHNSALTATYAWFSSSVREALVTALGDRDMPRIIHGDHHALMDAIASGDPEAAARAARALLERPKQAVESLLSES from the coding sequence ATGGCACTGCGGGCAGCGGGACGGCAGTCCCTCGTGGACACCGTCGTGGATCAGTTGCGCGCCCAGGTCGCGGCCGGCGAGTGGAAGATCGGCAGCCGTATCCCGACCGAGCACGCGCTCGCCGAGCAGCTCCAGGTCGGCCGCAACACGGTCCGCGAGGCCGTCCGCGTCCTCGTGCACGCCGGAATGCTGCGCTCGCGGCAGGGCGAGGGCACGTTCGTGGTCTCCATGGCCGACCCGGCCGAGATCATGCGCGGCGTGCAGCGCGCCGGGGTGCGCGACGTGCTGGAGCTGCGCATCGCGCTGGAGGCCGAGGCCGCGCGCCTCGCGGCCGCGCGCCACGAGCCCGCCGACCTGGCCCGGATGAAGGCCGCCCTGGAAGCCCAGACGGCGTTCGAGGACCCCGAGGGCCAGCCCGACTCCGGCAACCTGGAGCTCTACGCCGACCACGACGTCGAGTTCCACCGCGCCGTCGTGGAGGCCGCGCACAACAGCGCGCTGACCGCGACCTACGCCTGGTTCAGCAGCTCCGTCCGCGAGGCGCTGGTCACCGCGCTCGGCGACCGCGACATGCCGCGCATCATCCACGGCGACCACCACGCCCTCATGGACGCCATCGCCTCCGGCGACCCCGAGGCCGCCGCGCGGGCCGCCCGGGCCCTCCTGGAGCGCCCGAAGCAGGCCGTGGAGAGCCTCCTCTCCGAGAGCTGA
- the pheA gene encoding prephenate dehydratase, translated as MSASRYTYLGPEGTFTEAALRTLPEAATRELVPMVSVPAALDAVRNGEAAAALVPIENSVEGGVTATLDQLATGAPLMIYREVLLQITFALLVRPGTGLADIKTVTGHPVAQPQVRKWLAAHLPDALWESAASNADGARLVQEGRFDAAFAGEFAAATYGLEPLVTDIHDAQNAQTRFVLVGRPARPAARTGADKTSVVVWLRDDHPGALLELLQEFATRGVNLMLIQSRPTGEGIGNYCFAIDAEGHITDRRVGEALMGLKRICPQVRFLGSYPRAGVDPAEVGPARYGTSDEEFVTAADWLVRCQDGRA; from the coding sequence ATGTCGGCCAGCCGCTACACCTATCTCGGCCCCGAGGGCACGTTCACCGAGGCCGCCCTGCGGACGCTGCCGGAGGCGGCGACGCGGGAGCTGGTGCCGATGGTGTCCGTGCCGGCGGCGCTGGACGCCGTGCGGAACGGCGAGGCGGCGGCCGCGCTCGTGCCCATCGAGAACTCGGTGGAGGGCGGCGTCACCGCGACGCTCGACCAGCTCGCCACGGGCGCCCCGCTGATGATCTACCGCGAGGTGCTGCTGCAGATCACCTTCGCGCTGCTCGTGCGCCCGGGGACCGGCCTGGCGGACATCAAGACGGTGACCGGCCACCCCGTGGCACAGCCGCAGGTGCGCAAGTGGCTCGCCGCGCATCTGCCGGACGCGCTCTGGGAGTCGGCGGCCTCCAACGCGGACGGCGCGCGCCTGGTGCAGGAGGGGCGCTTCGACGCCGCGTTCGCCGGGGAGTTCGCGGCGGCCACGTACGGGCTGGAGCCGCTGGTCACCGACATCCACGACGCGCAGAACGCGCAGACCCGGTTCGTGCTGGTGGGCCGCCCGGCGCGGCCCGCGGCGCGGACGGGCGCGGACAAGACCTCCGTCGTGGTGTGGCTGCGCGACGACCACCCCGGCGCCCTGCTGGAGCTGCTGCAGGAGTTCGCGACGCGCGGGGTGAACCTGATGCTCATCCAGTCCCGCCCGACGGGCGAGGGCATCGGCAACTACTGCTTCGCGATCGACGCGGAGGGGCACATCACCGACCGGCGCGTGGGCGAGGCGCTGATGGGGCTGAAGCGGATCTGCCCGCAGGTGCGGTTCCTCGGCTCGTATCCCCGGGCGGGCGTGGATCCGGCGGAGGTCGGTCCGGCGCGCTACGGCACGTCGGACGAGGAGTTCGTGACGGCGGCGGACTGGCTGGTGCGCTGCCAGGACGGCCGGGCCTGA
- a CDS encoding rhomboid-like protein, which produces MRGREGPRGSGTPGRWPAVAARAASLAGSGIRSWIRSSPGTHIWLLVIGITSLVIAAASQDLETFLLHRTSSNIHQLTRHPLQSLLISGFWIENPSSFLLYAALFEALHANVERWIGTARWLFTVGFAHIAATLISQEIVLMSIEDHELPRTMKRVVDIGVSYGLAAAAGILTYRMPRPWRWLCLAGVVLFFGLPLATGGTFTDVGHAIAVAIGLGFRQFTHGRPAWDFARVPEALRQAAAAVTSGPVSRRDAPGP; this is translated from the coding sequence GTGCGTGGACGGGAAGGGCCCCGCGGCTCCGGCACGCCCGGCCGGTGGCCGGCCGTCGCCGCCCGCGCCGCTTCCCTGGCCGGCTCCGGCATCCGTTCCTGGATCCGCTCCTCGCCGGGGACGCACATATGGCTGCTCGTCATCGGCATCACCAGCCTCGTCATCGCCGCGGCCAGTCAGGACCTGGAGACGTTCCTGCTGCACCGCACCAGCAGCAACATCCACCAGCTCACCAGGCACCCGCTGCAGTCGCTCCTGATCAGCGGGTTCTGGATCGAGAACCCCTCGTCGTTCCTGCTCTACGCCGCGCTCTTCGAGGCGCTGCACGCGAACGTGGAGCGCTGGATCGGCACCGCCCGGTGGCTCTTCACCGTCGGCTTCGCGCACATCGCGGCGACGCTCATCAGCCAGGAGATCGTGCTGATGTCGATAGAGGACCACGAGCTGCCGCGGACGATGAAGAGAGTCGTCGACATAGGCGTCTCGTACGGGCTCGCCGCCGCCGCGGGGATCCTCACCTACCGGATGCCGCGGCCGTGGCGGTGGCTCTGCCTCGCCGGAGTGGTGCTCTTCTTCGGCCTCCCGCTGGCCACGGGCGGCACCTTCACCGACGTGGGGCACGCGATAGCCGTGGCCATCGGCCTGGGCTTCCGGCAGTTCACGCACGGCCGCCCGGCATGGGACTTCGCGCGCGTGCCCGAAGCCCTGCGACAGGCGGCCGCGGCCGTGACGTCGGGGCCGGTCAGCCGAAGAGACGCTCCAGGACCGTAG
- a CDS encoding ABC transporter ATP-binding protein: MTSIRIDNVSRWFGNVVAVNDVSMTVGPGVTGLLGPNGAGKSTLINMMGGFLAPSTGTVTLDGAPIWRNERIYRHIGIVPEREAMYDFLTGLEFVRANAELHGLGASEAQRALATVEMEYAQDRAISTYSKGMRQRVKMASALVHEPSVLLLDEPFNGMDPRQRMQLMELLRRMGAEGRTVLFSSHILEEVEQLATHIEVVVAGRHAASGDFRKIRRLMTDRPHRYLVRSSDDRALAAALIADPSTAGIEVDVQEGALRIQAVDFGRFTALLPRVAREHGIRLLTVSPSDESLESVFSYLVAA; the protein is encoded by the coding sequence GTGACTTCGATCCGCATCGACAACGTCTCCCGCTGGTTCGGCAACGTCGTCGCCGTCAACGACGTCTCCATGACCGTCGGCCCTGGCGTCACCGGCCTCCTCGGCCCCAACGGCGCCGGAAAGTCCACCCTCATCAACATGATGGGCGGCTTCCTCGCCCCCTCCACCGGCACCGTCACTCTCGACGGCGCACCCATCTGGCGCAACGAGCGGATCTACCGCCACATCGGCATCGTCCCCGAGCGCGAGGCGATGTACGACTTCCTCACCGGCCTGGAGTTCGTCCGCGCCAACGCCGAACTGCACGGACTGGGCGCCTCCGAGGCGCAGCGGGCGCTCGCCACCGTCGAGATGGAGTACGCGCAGGACCGCGCGATCAGCACGTACAGCAAGGGCATGCGGCAGCGCGTGAAGATGGCCTCCGCGCTCGTCCACGAGCCCTCCGTACTGCTGCTGGACGAGCCCTTCAACGGCATGGACCCGCGCCAGCGCATGCAGCTGATGGAGCTCCTGCGCAGGATGGGCGCCGAGGGCCGCACCGTGCTCTTCTCCTCGCACATCCTGGAGGAGGTCGAGCAGCTGGCCACCCACATCGAGGTCGTCGTCGCGGGCCGGCACGCCGCCTCCGGCGACTTCCGCAAGATCCGCCGGCTGATGACCGACCGCCCGCACCGCTATCTCGTGCGCTCCAGCGACGACCGCGCGCTCGCCGCCGCCCTGATCGCCGACCCGTCGACGGCGGGCATCGAAGTGGACGTCCAGGAGGGCGCCCTGCGCATCCAGGCCGTCGACTTCGGGCGCTTCACCGCCCTGCTGCCCCGGGTCGCCCGGGAGCACGGCATCCGGCTCCTGACGGTCTCGCCCTCGGACGAGTCCCTGGAATCGGTCTTCTCGTACCTCGTCGCGGCCTGA